TCCGCAACCTACTTGGCATTCAACACTACTATTAAACCGCTTGATAATCCAAAAGTTAGAGAAGCTTTAACCCTTGCTATTGACAGAATAACTATAACTCACGTTATTGGCAAAGGTCGTTCAGATCCGACAAGAAACCTAACACCACCATTTGACAACTACTCTTATGGTAAGGAATTAAAATTATTTGACCCTGAGCGATCAAAAAAATTGCTAGCTGAGGCTGGATATCCGAATGGTGCGGGTTTCCCTACTCTTAAATATAAAACTTCAAAACGTGATGGGATGGGCAGAACTGCAGAGTTCCTACAAGAGCAATTTAAAAAAACACTCAACATCAATCTTGAAATTGAAGTTGAAGAATGGACTACATTTTTAGGCAGTAGAAGAATGGGTAATTACCAAATATCAGACATGGGATGGGCAGGAGATTACGGAGATCCACTAACATTTCTTGAAAGCCTATTTACTACAGAAAATCATGTGTTTGGAGCATATGGATACTCAAACAAGGAATATGATGCTTTAATTAAAAAATCTGATTTTGAACAAGACCCGCTTAAAAGACAAGACATCTTAAGGCAAGCTGAGGCAATCATAGTAGAGAAGGACTTCCCTATGGCTCCATTATCAATCATGAAATCATATTATCTCTTTAGAAATGATAAATGGACTGGATGGACTCCCAATGTTGCAAATAAATATCACTATGAAGACATAAAGCCTAAAAGATAACAAAACTAACAAGAGATAAAAATAAGTAATTTAAAAATTAAGATTTAAAATTAAATAATTAATAACTTATACTCCAAAGATTATAAGCTAAAAGAACTCATAGTATTAAACTTAAGAATCTTGATTTCATATCCTACCAGACGCATTATACTTTATCTTATAAAATAAAGTATAATTTATAAGATTGAAAAATAAATAAAAATACAAATACCAAATAACTTAAGGGGAGCAATTTATGAAATACAAAGCAATAATTCTTTTATCTTTCTTTTCTGCTTTATTCTTAACTACCTGTTATAGTGATACACAGCAAGATAAAATAACCTTTAGAGTAACAAATGACAGCGAGCCCGATTCGCTTGATCCTCAGCTTGCTACTTCTACGCAAGCATTCAACATCATCATAAATACATTCTTAGGCCTAACAGTAAGAGATTCACAAACTGGAGGCTATAAGCCAGGATTAGCTCAATCTTGGGATATATCTGATGATGGACTTGTGTACACATTCCACTTAAGAGAAGGTCTTGTTTGGAGCGATGGTGTTCCTATTACTGCTGAGGGTATTAGAAAATCTTACCTTAGAATTTTAGATAAAGAAACGGGATCACAATATGTTGATATAGTTAAATCAACAATTAAAAATGGTCAGGATTACTTCGATGGCAAGGTAACTGATTCTGAACTTGGCATTAGGGCTTTAAATGACAATACTTTAGAGATAACCCTGGTTAATCCAAAACCTTACTTCCTTGATATGTTAACGCACACATCATTCATACCAGTGCCAGTTCATGTTATTGAAAAACATGGGCAAAACTGGACAAATCCTGAAAATATGGCCGTAAGTGGTGCATATACGCTAAAGAAAAGACTAGTTAATGACAAAATAGTCATCACAAAAAACGATAAGTACTATAATGCTCCAAGTGTTGAAATAGATGAAGTGATATTTTACCCTATACTCGGCGATACTGCCTATAATATGTACATAAAAGACGAACTTGATTTCCTCCCAACAATAGGAAGAGAAAAATTCGATGAAGCCAGAATAAGGGATGATTATTATTCTTACCCTACGAATTCCGCAACCTACTTGGCATTCAACACTACTATTAAACCGCTTGATAATCCAAAAGTTAGAGAAGCTTTAACCCTTGCTATTGACAGAATAACTATAACTCACGTTATTGGCAAAGGTCGTTCAGATCCGACAAGAAACCTAACACCACCATTTGACAACTACTCTTATGGTAAGGAATTAAAATTATTTGACCCTGAGCGATCAAAAAAATTGCTAGCTGAGGCTGGATATCCGAATGGTGCGGGTTTCCCTACTCTTAAATATAAAACTTCAAAACGTGATGGGATGGGCAGAACTGCAGAGTTCCTACAAGAGCAATTTAAAAAAACACTCAACATCAATCTTGAAATTGAAGTTGAAGAATGGACTACATTTTTAGGCAGTAGAAGAATGGGTAATTACCAAATATCAGACATGGGATGGGCAGGAGATTACGGAGATCCACTAACATTTCTTGAAAGCCTATTTACTACAGAAAATCATGTGTTTGGAGCATATGGATACTCAAACAAGGAATATGATGCTTTAATTAAAAAATCTGATTTTGAACAAGACCCGCTTAAAAGACAAGACATCTTAAGGCAAGCTGAGGCAATCATAGTAGAGAAGGACTTCCCTATGGCTCCATTATCAATCATGAAATCATATTATCTCTTTAGAAATGATAAATGGACTGGATGGACTCCCAATGTTGCAGAAAGCTATATTTATGAGGGCATAAAACCTAAGAGGTA
The sequence above is drawn from the Candidatus Borreliella tachyglossi genome and encodes:
- a CDS encoding peptide ABC transporter substrate-binding protein — protein: MKYKAIILLSFFSALFLTTCYSDTQQDKITFRVTNDSEPDSLDPQLATSTQAFNIIINTFLGLTVRDSQTGGYKPGLAQSWDISDDGLVYTFHLREGLVWSDGVPITAEGIRKSYLRILDKETGSQYVDIVKSTIKNGQDYFDGKVTDSELGIRALNDNTLEITLVNPKPYFLDMLTHTSFIPVPVHVIEKHGQNWTNPENMAVSGAYTLKKRLVNDKIVITKNDKYYNAPSVEIDEVIFYPILGDTAYNMYIKDELDFLPTIGREKFDEARIRDDYYSYPTNSATYLAFNTTIKPLDNPKVREALTLAIDRITITHVIGKGRSDPTRNLTPPFDNYSYGKELKLFDPERSKKLLAEAGYPNGAGFPTLKYKTSKRDGMGRTAEFLQEQFKKTLNINLEIEVEEWTTFLGSRRMGNYQISDMGWAGDYGDPLTFLESLFTTENHVFGAYGYSNKEYDALIKKSDFEQDPLKRQDILRQAEAIIVEKDFPMAPLSIMKSYYLFRNDKWTGWTPNVAESYIYEGIKPKR